The following coding sequences lie in one Haloarcula marina genomic window:
- a CDS encoding class I adenylate-forming enzyme family protein — protein MKLSEAFDRTVRCYPDQTAIVTEDGRQFTYGTLDERRTRLANALHERVGDARCAVLALNGLPAIESMLAGLQRGVGTVQLSYRATAGELEQMSETASASALLFDDANVDTALELLDRREFEAAIHAGDLDVDHAAVESYESVLADADAERSASLPVGEECGVLYTSGTTSTPKAVPFDQEQLWYGAIQVVMEHGIDETDTALCTTPWYHMVTTDAWLYPHFVAGATVVLHSAFDPTEALELIEAHDVTGLLAVPTQLRALNGVQREADYDVEALDYIRTGGAVVTEALVESTTKHLSDGVYNTYGMTEAGPDLTFAHPSLQDEHPGTIGKASFSWEIRVVETAPLDEDPDPEATVDAGERGEIIARGPGMSTGYIDNPEAESKTYFDGWLRTRDVATVDEDGYLYIVDRVDNMIVSGGENVYPAEVEAAIERHPEVEEVCVFGLDDEQWGSVVTAVVVTDGDLSADELDDYCLETDSLADFKRPREYAITGTPLPRTDTGTVLRSDLVAEHFPDR, from the coding sequence ATGAAACTCAGCGAGGCATTCGACCGGACTGTCCGGTGTTATCCCGACCAGACGGCTATCGTCACAGAGGACGGACGGCAGTTCACGTACGGGACGCTCGACGAACGACGCACCCGGTTGGCGAACGCCCTTCACGAGCGCGTCGGCGACGCTCGGTGTGCGGTACTGGCACTCAACGGACTCCCGGCAATCGAGTCGATGCTCGCGGGCCTCCAGCGCGGTGTCGGGACCGTCCAGTTGTCCTACCGCGCGACGGCGGGTGAACTGGAGCAGATGTCCGAGACGGCGTCCGCGAGCGCCCTCCTCTTCGACGACGCGAACGTCGATACCGCGCTGGAACTGCTGGACCGCCGCGAGTTCGAGGCCGCGATTCACGCCGGGGACCTAGACGTCGACCACGCGGCCGTCGAGTCGTACGAGTCGGTCCTCGCCGACGCCGACGCCGAACGGTCGGCCTCGCTACCGGTCGGCGAGGAGTGTGGTGTCCTGTACACCAGTGGGACCACGAGTACGCCGAAGGCCGTGCCCTTCGACCAAGAGCAACTCTGGTACGGTGCCATTCAGGTCGTGATGGAACACGGCATCGACGAGACCGACACCGCGCTGTGTACGACACCGTGGTATCACATGGTGACCACGGACGCGTGGCTGTACCCCCACTTCGTCGCGGGCGCGACGGTGGTGTTACACTCCGCGTTCGACCCGACGGAGGCGCTGGAACTCATCGAGGCCCACGACGTCACCGGCCTCCTCGCGGTCCCGACCCAACTCAGAGCGCTCAACGGCGTCCAACGCGAGGCCGACTACGACGTGGAAGCGTTGGACTACATCCGGACCGGCGGGGCCGTCGTCACCGAGGCGCTCGTCGAGTCGACGACGAAGCACCTCTCGGACGGCGTGTACAACACCTACGGGATGACCGAGGCCGGGCCGGACCTCACGTTCGCCCATCCGAGCCTCCAAGACGAGCACCCCGGCACTATCGGGAAAGCGTCGTTCTCGTGGGAGATTCGAGTCGTCGAGACCGCGCCGCTGGACGAGGACCCGGACCCCGAGGCGACCGTCGACGCTGGCGAGCGCGGCGAGATAATCGCCCGCGGCCCCGGCATGTCGACGGGGTACATCGACAACCCCGAGGCGGAGTCGAAGACGTACTTCGACGGATGGCTCCGCACCCGCGACGTGGCGACGGTCGACGAGGACGGCTACCTCTACATCGTCGACCGGGTGGACAACATGATAGTCAGCGGCGGGGAAAACGTCTACCCCGCTGAGGTCGAGGCGGCCATCGAGCGCCACCCGGAGGTCGAGGAAGTCTGTGTCTTCGGCCTCGACGACGAGCAGTGGGGGTCGGTGGTCACCGCCGTCGTCGTCACCGACGGCGACCTCTCGGCGGACGAACTGGACGACTACTGTCTGGAGACCGACTCACTGGCGGACTTTAAACGACCCAGAGAGTACGCCATCACCGGAACCCCGCTCCCGCGGACGGACACGGGGACCGTCCTCCGAAGCGACCTCGTGGCCGAACACTTCCCCGACCGGTAG
- a CDS encoding SLC13 family permease: MSDETASPVTPLRSVDPAWLSVPAGLLAAGAVLRFAPLTVGAARMLAITLFCVALWVGTPVEPWFTALVGVALIGVTFSTDLALTGFQSPATWLVVVGILIGEATRQSGLASLVERLALHRMPAAVATDATEAYRYLLVVLSFGSLALAVLVPSSLVRVLILAPILQSLGGLFDERRAKIGIFLGPLFATFYGSSGVLTGSLANIIVAGLVESSGGPAITWTEWTLWLGPVMGVGRVALIVAITYVLYRPRDRDAVTAPDRGEGVTTTARERRMLLFLLLGVAIWATDFVHGLHPLFGAVVVTLLAFAPRVGVVGADAVGDADFSILFFLGAIFAIAEGLRQTAFTDLAANRLLSTLPADPSLPLVLAVVVVAALALTLVMEGLAVASVLTPVLVSFAASAGIPLVPVAMTEAVALNAYFFPYQSAVLVAILGLDVVDSVELTKMASICSLATLLLLVPVQIAIFSLLF; the protein is encoded by the coding sequence ATGTCGGACGAAACTGCGAGTCCCGTTACTCCCCTCCGCAGCGTCGACCCGGCGTGGCTCTCCGTTCCGGCCGGCCTGCTCGCGGCGGGTGCGGTCCTCCGGTTCGCACCCCTCACGGTCGGTGCGGCCCGGATGCTCGCCATCACGCTGTTCTGTGTCGCGCTGTGGGTCGGGACGCCGGTCGAACCGTGGTTCACCGCGTTGGTCGGCGTGGCGCTCATCGGAGTGACGTTCTCGACGGACCTCGCGCTGACCGGGTTCCAATCGCCAGCCACGTGGCTGGTCGTCGTGGGCATCCTCATCGGCGAGGCGACCCGTCAGAGCGGGCTAGCGAGTCTCGTCGAGCGACTGGCGCTACACCGAATGCCCGCGGCCGTGGCGACCGACGCCACCGAGGCCTACCGGTACCTGCTGGTGGTGCTGTCGTTCGGCAGTCTCGCGCTGGCGGTGCTGGTCCCGTCCTCGCTGGTTCGCGTGCTCATCCTCGCACCAATCCTCCAGTCGTTAGGTGGCCTGTTCGACGAACGGCGAGCGAAGATCGGCATCTTCCTCGGCCCCCTGTTCGCGACGTTTTACGGGTCTTCTGGAGTACTCACGGGGTCGCTCGCCAACATCATCGTCGCGGGCCTCGTCGAGTCGAGCGGCGGTCCGGCCATCACGTGGACCGAGTGGACGCTGTGGCTCGGTCCCGTGATGGGTGTCGGCCGCGTGGCGCTCATCGTCGCCATCACGTACGTCCTGTACCGCCCGCGCGACCGGGACGCCGTGACTGCGCCGGACCGGGGCGAGGGCGTTACGACGACCGCACGAGAGCGGCGGATGCTACTGTTCCTCCTCCTCGGTGTCGCCATCTGGGCGACGGACTTCGTCCACGGACTCCACCCGCTGTTCGGCGCGGTGGTGGTGACCCTGTTGGCGTTCGCACCACGGGTCGGCGTGGTCGGGGCCGACGCCGTCGGTGACGCCGACTTCTCCATCCTGTTCTTCCTCGGTGCCATCTTCGCCATCGCTGAGGGGCTTCGACAGACAGCCTTCACCGACCTCGCCGCGAACCGCCTCCTCTCGACGCTCCCGGCCGACCCGTCGCTGCCGCTGGTCCTCGCCGTCGTGGTCGTGGCGGCGCTCGCGCTGACTCTCGTGATGGAGGGGTTGGCCGTCGCCAGCGTTCTCACGCCGGTACTGGTCTCCTTCGCCGCCAGCGCCGGTATCCCGCTGGTACCCGTTGCGATGACGGAGGCCGTCGCGCTCAACGCCTACTTTTTCCCGTATCAATCGGCCGTCCTGGTGGCTATCCTCGGACTGGACGTCGTCGACTCCGTGGAACTGACGAAGATGGCGAGCATCTGCTCGCTCGCCACGCTCCTCTTACTCGTCCCGGTTCAGATAGCCATCTTCTCCCTGTTGTTCTGA
- a CDS encoding CoA-binding protein translates to MTLRQMFEPSAVAVVGASKTEGKIGYEAMANASEFDGAVYPVNPSSDGELFGASFVDSVTDIDDDVDLALCCVPGPATPDVLEECGEAGIGAAVIYAGGFAEAGPEGEELQAAVVETADEYGISLLGPNTSGFVVPATDLLCSFASGAEKVPPGNTAVIAQSGGVAHVLAFQSRRQGRGVSAMVGLGNRANVGFTETIEYFDADDRTDAIVLHVEGTDDGRGLLEACRASDTPVVAYKVGQSDVGEFAESHTGALTGDHELYTAGFAQYGVPTVDATDDLLDAAAALGDSPEPDGPNVGVVTAQAGPGIIITDRIQRAGGRLPELTRETRDRIDDVLPGLTYTGNPVDTGRPMPEFGDVVTAVAEDDTVDIVLVYELFEQALGFPVEALDGLAERVDKPVLFATDGIEEDMAEDVAALSDVGVPLFETPERAADAAAVLARYAEMHTLAGAGEVVADE, encoded by the coding sequence GTGACTCTCAGACAGATGTTCGAACCGTCGGCCGTGGCCGTCGTCGGCGCCTCGAAGACGGAGGGAAAAATCGGCTACGAGGCGATGGCGAACGCGAGCGAGTTCGACGGTGCAGTCTATCCCGTCAACCCGTCCAGCGACGGGGAGTTATTCGGCGCGTCGTTCGTCGACTCGGTGACCGATATCGACGACGACGTTGACCTCGCGCTCTGTTGCGTTCCGGGGCCGGCGACGCCGGACGTACTCGAAGAGTGCGGCGAGGCCGGCATCGGCGCGGCCGTCATCTACGCCGGTGGCTTCGCCGAGGCAGGACCGGAGGGCGAGGAGTTACAGGCGGCGGTCGTCGAGACGGCCGACGAGTACGGCATCTCCCTGCTCGGCCCGAACACGAGCGGGTTCGTCGTCCCCGCGACCGACCTCCTGTGTTCGTTCGCCAGCGGCGCTGAGAAGGTCCCTCCCGGGAACACCGCCGTCATCGCCCAGAGCGGAGGCGTCGCACACGTACTGGCGTTCCAGTCCCGTCGACAGGGGCGCGGCGTCTCGGCGATGGTGGGCCTCGGCAACCGCGCGAACGTCGGATTCACCGAGACAATCGAGTATTTCGACGCCGACGACCGGACCGACGCAATCGTCCTCCACGTCGAAGGAACCGACGACGGCCGTGGTCTCCTCGAAGCGTGCCGCGCCAGCGACACGCCGGTCGTCGCCTACAAGGTGGGCCAGTCGGACGTGGGCGAGTTCGCCGAGTCACACACCGGGGCCCTCACCGGTGACCACGAACTGTACACGGCCGGATTCGCCCAGTACGGTGTGCCGACGGTGGACGCGACGGACGACCTCCTCGATGCCGCCGCGGCGCTCGGCGACTCACCGGAACCGGACGGCCCGAACGTCGGCGTCGTTACCGCTCAGGCCGGGCCGGGCATCATCATCACCGACCGTATCCAGCGCGCCGGTGGCCGACTCCCCGAGTTGACCCGGGAGACGCGGGACCGAATCGACGACGTCCTGCCGGGCCTCACCTACACCGGCAATCCGGTGGACACGGGTCGGCCGATGCCGGAGTTCGGTGACGTGGTCACCGCCGTCGCCGAGGACGACACCGTCGACATCGTTCTCGTCTACGAACTGTTCGAGCAGGCGCTGGGGTTCCCCGTCGAGGCGCTCGACGGACTCGCCGAGCGCGTGGACAAACCGGTGCTGTTCGCCACCGACGGTATCGAAGAGGACATGGCCGAGGACGTGGCGGCGTTGTCGGACGTAGGCGTCCCCCTGTTCGAGACGCCGGAGCGGGCCGCCGACGCCGCGGCCGTCCTCGCTCGCTACGCCGAGATGCACACTCTCGCGGGGGCCGGGGAGG
- a CDS encoding ABC transporter ATP-binding protein encodes MTLLEGQNLTKKFGGVVAIDDVSFSVERGEAVGLIGPNGAGKSTLFRTITGVHEPTEGRVFFDGDEITGKSPHEICHRGLAKTHQIVRPFESMTLLENVAVGAEFGGREFDDVRGRAREMLEFVDLADLQYSEPGELSVGQLKRLEIARVLATDPDLVLFDEVAGGLDPEETEDIVDLIGDIKDEGKTVFLIDHVMRALMTVSERVMVLNNGRLIAEGTPDQIQNDDEVIEAYLGEHANEDLSSAVSGD; translated from the coding sequence ATGACGCTACTGGAAGGGCAGAACTTGACCAAGAAGTTCGGCGGCGTCGTCGCCATCGACGACGTATCCTTCTCCGTCGAACGCGGCGAGGCGGTGGGCCTCATCGGCCCGAATGGTGCCGGGAAGTCCACGCTGTTCCGAACCATCACCGGCGTCCACGAACCGACCGAGGGACGCGTGTTCTTCGACGGCGACGAGATAACCGGCAAATCCCCTCACGAGATTTGTCACCGCGGCCTCGCGAAGACCCACCAAATCGTCCGGCCGTTCGAGAGCATGACCCTGCTGGAGAACGTCGCCGTCGGGGCGGAGTTCGGCGGCCGGGAGTTCGACGACGTTCGCGGGCGTGCCCGAGAGATGTTGGAGTTCGTCGACCTCGCGGACCTCCAGTACAGTGAACCGGGCGAACTGAGCGTCGGGCAACTGAAGCGACTGGAAATCGCTCGTGTGTTGGCGACTGACCCGGACCTCGTCCTGTTCGACGAGGTGGCGGGCGGCCTCGACCCCGAGGAGACCGAGGACATCGTCGACCTCATCGGCGACATCAAAGACGAGGGCAAGACCGTCTTCCTCATCGACCACGTGATGCGCGCGCTGATGACCGTCAGCGAGCGAGTCATGGTCCTGAACAACGGCCGTCTCATCGCGGAGGGGACGCCCGACCAGATTCAGAACGACGACGAGGTCATCGAGGCGTACCTCGGCGAACACGCGAACGAGGACCTGTCGAGCGCGGTATCCGGGGACTGA
- a CDS encoding MBL fold metallo-hydrolase produces the protein MPTEIVPDVYDITVGTGRDARWRVYLFDGEIPTLVDTGFEDTVETVADAVDDLGIVPERVVVTHGDPDHIGGLAGLVDRYDLETWVPTGVETDVAVDHRYGDGDRIGQFVAVHVPGHTAEHHVLVDEERGIAVLGDALFGSDARGLPAGYFVLPTAFFSADVAAADENLERLLDYEFDVGLVYHGSSVTENASEKIASFVDFAGKPS, from the coding sequence ATGCCTACAGAGATTGTGCCGGACGTGTACGACATCACCGTCGGGACCGGTCGGGACGCCCGCTGGCGCGTCTACCTGTTCGACGGCGAGATACCGACGCTCGTGGATACTGGTTTCGAAGACACGGTCGAGACAGTCGCCGACGCCGTAGACGACCTCGGCATCGTGCCCGAACGCGTCGTCGTCACGCACGGGGACCCCGACCACATCGGCGGCCTCGCCGGGTTGGTCGACCGCTACGACCTCGAAACGTGGGTCCCCACAGGCGTCGAGACCGACGTGGCCGTCGACCACAGATACGGCGACGGCGACCGAATCGGCCAATTCGTCGCGGTCCACGTCCCCGGACACACCGCCGAACACCACGTGCTGGTCGACGAGGAGCGCGGTATCGCGGTACTCGGGGACGCGCTGTTCGGGTCGGACGCTCGCGGCCTCCCGGCCGGGTATTTCGTCCTCCCGACGGCCTTTTTCTCGGCGGACGTGGCCGCCGCCGACGAGAACCTCGAACGCCTGTTGGACTACGAGTTCGACGTGGGACTGGTGTACCACGGGTCCAGCGTCACGGAGAACGCGAGCGAGAAGATAGCGTCGTTCGTCGACTTCGCCGGAAAGCCGTCGTGA